Proteins found in one Micropterus dolomieu isolate WLL.071019.BEF.003 ecotype Adirondacks linkage group LG10, ASM2129224v1, whole genome shotgun sequence genomic segment:
- the LOC123977801 gene encoding advanced glycosylation end product-specific receptor-like, which yields MNLQGTGSVLCLPVAGVSVLLLSGPTVSADPQVSLEIPALPVVAGSDVTLRCRSKDQVAPEAFFIRDGSKLGSGPEGQFTIRNVQPSDEGLYWCYFDQTEESPRRRLSVRGNSDPSPGLKSGFWPTVHFHQPPPYSDSLKLAFQD from the exons GTTCTGTGTCTTCCTGTTGCAGGTGTGTCCGTGCTGCTGCTCTCTGGACCGACTGTTTCTGCAG ATCCTCAGGTTTCTCTGGAGATTCCTGCACTTCCTGTGGtggcaggaagtgatgtcactctGCGCTGTAGAAGCAAAGATCAGGTCGCACCCGAAGCCTTTTTCATCAGGGATGGTTCTAAACTTGGATCTGGACCTGAAGGCCAGTTTACCATCCGTAACGTCCAGCCGTCTGATGAAGGTCTCTACTGGTGTTATTTTGATCAGACTGAAGAATCTCCTCGGAGACGGCTGAGCGTCAGAG GAAACTCAGACCCGTCTCCAGGGTTaaagtctggtttctggccCACTGTCCACTTCCACCAACCACCTCCGTACTCTGACTCTCTAAAGCTGGCGTTCCAGGATTAG